From one Nonomuraea polychroma genomic stretch:
- a CDS encoding VOC family protein gives MSFQTGHIGLNVTDLDKSKEFYRRIFGFTVAGESRQDDRRYAFLAQDGTLVLTLWQQSEGRFAAALPGLHHLSFQVADLAAVREAEAVIREIGATLHHDGVVPHGEGASSGGVFFEDPDGIRLEIYAPDAAGDRPAPTSGAPTCGFF, from the coding sequence ATGTCGTTCCAGACAGGGCACATCGGGCTCAACGTCACCGACCTCGACAAGTCCAAGGAGTTCTACCGGCGAATCTTCGGCTTCACGGTGGCGGGCGAGTCGCGGCAGGACGATCGCCGCTACGCGTTCCTGGCACAGGACGGCACGCTGGTGCTGACCCTCTGGCAGCAGAGCGAGGGACGCTTCGCCGCCGCCCTGCCGGGGCTGCACCACCTGTCGTTCCAGGTCGCCGACCTCGCCGCGGTACGCGAGGCCGAGGCGGTCATCAGGGAGATCGGGGCGACCCTGCACCACGACGGCGTCGTGCCGCACGGCGAGGGCGCCTCGTCGGGCGGCGTGTTCTTCGAGGACCCTGACGGCATCCGCCTGGAGATCTACGCTCCGGATGCCGCCGGCGACCGGCCCGCTCCCACGTCCGGCGCGCCGACCTGCGGGTTCTTCTAA
- a CDS encoding TIGR03086 family metal-binding protein → MREELLPMLRGAADRTIELVQSVPEEQFGLPTPCADYDVKELINHLEWVASLFESLAGGGGFLPPKDYTGDFAERVEHMLAAWEKPESWEGVSEGMGLPKTVLAHMALTDLVGHGWDLARATGRDYEVAEETAARLLAFAKDMAPMGRQKGAFGDEVAVPDDASTLERFLGVIGRDPAWKP, encoded by the coding sequence ATGAGAGAAGAGTTGCTGCCGATGCTGCGCGGCGCCGCAGACCGGACGATCGAGCTGGTGCAGAGCGTCCCGGAGGAGCAGTTCGGACTGCCCACGCCCTGCGCCGACTACGACGTCAAAGAGCTGATCAACCACCTGGAGTGGGTCGCGTCGCTGTTCGAGTCGCTCGCGGGCGGCGGCGGGTTCCTGCCGCCGAAGGACTACACCGGCGACTTCGCCGAGCGGGTCGAGCACATGCTGGCCGCCTGGGAGAAGCCGGAGTCGTGGGAGGGCGTGAGCGAGGGCATGGGCCTGCCGAAGACCGTGCTCGCCCACATGGCGCTGACCGACCTGGTCGGCCATGGCTGGGACCTCGCCAGAGCCACCGGCCGGGACTACGAGGTGGCGGAGGAGACGGCGGCCAGGCTGCTGGCCTTCGCCAAGGACATGGCGCCGATGGGCCGGCAGAAGGGCGCGTTCGGGGACGAGGTCGCGGTGCCGGACGACGCGTCCACGCTGGAGAGGTTTCTGGGAGTCATCGGGCGGGATCCGGCTTGGAAACCCTGA
- a CDS encoding type III polyketide synthase, whose amino-acid sequence MQTVLPDHRYDQAEITEAFSRLTDCDEDLLRRFHTATGVTGRNLALPLADYTKLDSFARANDMYVEIALDLSEQALRGALDKAGVRPEKVDHLLFCSTTGLATPSLDARLAQRVGLRPDVKRMPVFGLGCAAGASGLARLHDYLRGWPGHAAALVCVELCSLTIQRDDTSIANLVASGLFGDGAAAVVATGRGPGPEVVATRSRLYPGTEHLMGWEVGEHGFRIVLDPELTAFVEQELAADIRAFLTDYGLTPDQVATWICHPGGPKVIEKIVDTLGLPPRALDITWRSLREHGNLSSVSVLHVLQETRGRPDAPAVLLALGPGFSAELLLLHW is encoded by the coding sequence GTGCAGACGGTTTTGCCCGATCACCGCTACGACCAGGCGGAGATCACCGAGGCCTTCTCCCGGCTGACCGACTGCGACGAGGATCTCCTGCGGCGGTTCCATACCGCGACGGGCGTGACTGGCCGCAATCTGGCTCTCCCACTCGCGGACTACACCAAACTCGACTCCTTCGCCCGCGCCAACGACATGTACGTCGAGATCGCCCTCGACCTGTCCGAGCAGGCGCTGCGCGGCGCTCTCGACAAGGCCGGCGTGCGTCCCGAGAAGGTGGACCACCTGCTGTTCTGCTCCACCACCGGCCTGGCCACGCCCTCGCTCGACGCCCGCCTGGCCCAGCGTGTGGGGCTGCGGCCCGACGTCAAGCGCATGCCCGTGTTCGGCCTCGGCTGCGCGGCAGGCGCGTCCGGGCTGGCGCGCCTGCACGACTACCTGCGCGGCTGGCCGGGACACGCGGCGGCGCTGGTCTGCGTGGAGTTGTGCTCGCTGACGATCCAGCGGGACGACACCTCGATCGCGAACCTCGTGGCCAGCGGCCTGTTCGGGGACGGCGCGGCGGCCGTCGTGGCGACGGGGCGCGGGCCGGGGCCCGAGGTCGTGGCCACCCGCAGCCGCCTCTATCCCGGCACCGAACATCTCATGGGATGGGAGGTGGGCGAGCACGGCTTCCGCATCGTGCTGGACCCGGAGCTGACCGCCTTCGTGGAGCAGGAGCTGGCCGCCGACATCCGGGCCTTTCTCACCGACTACGGCCTGACCCCGGACCAGGTGGCCACCTGGATCTGCCATCCCGGCGGGCCCAAGGTCATCGAGAAGATCGTGGACACGCTGGGCCTGCCGCCCAGGGCCCTCGACATCACCTGGCGCTCGCTGCGTGAGCACGGCAACCTGTCGTCGGTCTCGGTGCTCCACGTGCTGCAGGAGACCCGCGGGCGGCCGGACGCGCCCGCCGTGCTCCTCGCCCTGGGACCGGGCTTCTCCGCCGAGTTGCTGCTGCTGCACTGGTGA
- a CDS encoding isoprenylcysteine carboxyl methyltransferase family protein produces MSAYLILIGLVVLERLAELAVARRNLAWARLKGGVEYGRRHYPWIVTAHVALLGAAPAEVWLLGRPFLPALGWPMLAIVLLAQALRWWCITTLGRQWNTRVVVVPGLPLVTGGPYRWMRHPNYVAVVAEGLALPLVHTAWLTALVFTAVNAVLLAIRITVEDAALASCNP; encoded by the coding sequence GTGAGCGCGTACCTGATCCTGATCGGGCTGGTCGTGCTCGAACGCCTGGCGGAGCTGGCCGTGGCCCGCCGCAACCTGGCCTGGGCCAGGTTGAAGGGCGGCGTCGAGTACGGCAGGCGGCACTACCCCTGGATCGTCACCGCCCACGTCGCGCTCCTGGGGGCGGCGCCCGCCGAGGTGTGGCTGCTCGGCCGCCCCTTCCTCCCGGCGCTCGGCTGGCCCATGCTCGCGATCGTGCTCCTGGCCCAGGCGCTGCGCTGGTGGTGCATCACCACGCTGGGCCGGCAGTGGAACACGCGCGTCGTCGTGGTGCCGGGCCTGCCGCTGGTCACCGGAGGGCCGTACCGGTGGATGCGGCACCCCAACTACGTGGCCGTCGTCGCGGAGGGCCTGGCGCTGCCGCTCGTGCACACGGCCTGGCTCACCGCGCTGGTCTTCACCGCGGTCAACGCCGTGTTGCTCGCGATTCGCATCACAGTGGAGGATGCCGCGCTGGCATCCTGTAACCCATGA
- a CDS encoding methyltransferase, translated as MIRWTESGRERSAVWRSALGVPPPQRVVIADDRTKAATAYRLACEGTALLWRGDFHNARQLLSAMGRRCEAAAPGAGFHRHRQAQSQRARTLGMLLIPYDADHVVPLRRAPDVKEACAEVYGPTAAPGVGPLRELLGLIGAHEWRKKGVYVPALGARVHPHHGVFSPVRGEYVDLVAEEPLPGDRLAFDVGTGTGVLAAVLARRGIRHVVATDLDRRAVECAEDNVTRLGLEGRVEVVRADLFPPGRAPLVVCNPPWLPAIPISPLDQAVYDPDGRMLEGFLSGLAEHLEPGGEGWLILSDLAEHLGLRTREQLLGAFTRAGLRVAGRRDVAPRHNRAKDAADPLHAARAAEVTSLWRLIR; from the coding sequence ATGATTCGATGGACGGAGTCAGGGCGGGAACGGTCGGCGGTCTGGCGTTCGGCGCTCGGGGTGCCACCGCCCCAGCGTGTCGTGATCGCCGACGACCGCACGAAGGCCGCCACCGCATACCGTCTGGCCTGCGAGGGCACCGCGCTGCTATGGCGGGGCGACTTCCACAACGCCCGTCAGCTGCTCAGCGCCATGGGCCGGCGCTGCGAGGCCGCCGCCCCGGGAGCGGGGTTCCACCGTCACCGCCAGGCCCAGTCCCAGCGTGCCCGCACGCTCGGCATGCTGCTCATTCCCTATGACGCCGACCACGTGGTGCCGCTGCGCAGGGCGCCGGACGTCAAGGAGGCCTGTGCCGAGGTCTACGGACCGACGGCGGCGCCTGGTGTGGGGCCGCTCCGCGAGTTGCTCGGCCTGATCGGCGCCCACGAGTGGCGCAAGAAGGGGGTGTACGTCCCCGCGCTCGGCGCACGCGTCCACCCGCACCACGGCGTCTTCTCCCCCGTCAGGGGCGAATACGTCGACCTGGTCGCAGAGGAGCCGCTGCCGGGCGACCGGCTGGCGTTCGACGTCGGCACGGGCACGGGCGTGCTGGCGGCGGTCCTTGCCAGGCGCGGCATCCGGCATGTCGTGGCCACCGACCTCGACCGGCGGGCGGTGGAGTGCGCCGAGGACAACGTCACGCGGCTGGGCCTGGAAGGCCGCGTGGAGGTCGTGCGGGCCGATCTGTTCCCGCCGGGGCGGGCACCGCTCGTCGTGTGCAATCCGCCGTGGCTGCCCGCCATCCCCATCTCGCCCCTCGACCAGGCCGTTTACGACCCGGACGGGCGGATGCTCGAGGGGTTCCTGAGCGGGCTGGCCGAGCATCTCGAGCCTGGGGGCGAGGGCTGGCTGATCCTGTCCGATCTGGCCGAGCACCTGGGACTGCGCACCCGGGAGCAGTTGCTGGGCGCGTTCACGCGGGCGGGGCTGCGGGTGGCCGGGCGCCGGGATGTCGCCCCGCGGCACAACCGGGCGAAGGACGCGGCGGATCCGCTGCACGCGGCGCGCGCCGCCGAGGTCACGTCCCTGTGGCGGCTGATCCGCTGA
- a CDS encoding bifunctional helix-turn-helix transcriptional regulator/GNAT family N-acetyltransferase, translating into MNITAIALVRRFQRTVTQRIGALDDRFLARDRPLGQARVLWEIGAAGSEVRALRARLELDSGYLSRLLRSLEADGLVVVDDGGGSDGRVRTARLTPAGLAEREELDRRSDEAATSILAPLSDRQRERLMAAMSEVERLLLASTVAVDVLDPRHPHARHCFQAYVDELARRFDGGFDPARSISADDHELRPPAGMLLVATLRAEPVGCVALKLHPGSGYVQLKRMWVDPSTRGLGLGRRLLAEAEGRAAANGLRTVRLETNRALTEAIALYRASGYREVEPFNDEPYAHHWFEKRLQEPAG; encoded by the coding sequence ATGAACATCACAGCGATCGCGCTGGTGCGCCGGTTCCAGCGGACCGTGACGCAACGGATCGGAGCGCTCGACGACAGGTTCCTCGCCAGGGATCGCCCGCTCGGACAGGCTCGGGTGCTCTGGGAGATCGGCGCCGCAGGCAGCGAGGTGCGCGCCCTGCGTGCGCGGCTGGAGCTCGACTCGGGATACCTGAGCCGGCTGCTGCGTTCGCTGGAGGCCGACGGGCTGGTCGTCGTCGACGACGGTGGCGGCTCCGACGGGCGGGTGCGCACGGCCCGGCTCACCCCTGCGGGCCTCGCCGAGCGGGAGGAGCTGGACCGCAGGTCCGACGAGGCGGCCACGTCGATCCTGGCGCCGCTCTCCGACCGGCAGCGCGAGCGCCTCATGGCCGCGATGTCGGAGGTCGAACGCCTGCTCCTCGCCTCGACGGTCGCCGTCGACGTGCTCGACCCGCGCCACCCGCACGCCCGCCACTGCTTCCAGGCGTACGTCGACGAGCTGGCCCGCCGGTTCGACGGCGGCTTCGACCCGGCCCGCAGCATCTCCGCCGACGACCACGAACTCCGCCCGCCGGCCGGGATGCTGCTGGTGGCCACGCTCCGCGCCGAGCCGGTCGGATGCGTGGCACTCAAGCTGCACCCCGGCAGCGGGTACGTCCAGCTCAAGCGCATGTGGGTGGACCCCTCCACGCGCGGCCTCGGGCTGGGCCGCCGGCTGCTCGCCGAGGCCGAGGGCCGGGCGGCCGCGAACGGCCTGCGTACGGTGCGGCTGGAGACCAACCGGGCGCTCACCGAGGCCATCGCCCTGTACCGGGCGTCGGGCTATCGCGAGGTGGAGCCCTTCAACGACGAGCCGTACGCTCACCACTGGTTCGAGAAGCGTCTCCAGGAACCGGCGGGTTGA
- a CDS encoding helix-turn-helix domain-containing protein — translation MPLPAPYLPHRVAVLAFDGMAPFELGCVVELFGLPRPELDVPWYDLTVCAETLEPLRVVGGFTMRAEHGLDVLASADTVIVPGADVHAPVSGELVAALRLAHSRGARMVSICSGAFALAAAGLLDGRTVTTHWRYAGLLQERFPAVRVNPSVLYVDEGDVLTSAGSAAGLDLLIHLVRTDHGPGVANTVARRLVVPPHREGGQAQFIEAAVTAVEDDDAVARAMSWALDNLARPLAVADLARVANMSQRSFIRHFRRQTGTSPLRWVISQRVAASLTMLESTAAPVEEIGAAVGFESPVTFRHHFTKAMRTSPSAYRKAFSGSAATGT, via the coding sequence ATGCCGCTGCCCGCTCCTTACCTGCCTCACCGGGTGGCCGTGCTGGCCTTCGACGGGATGGCGCCGTTCGAGCTCGGCTGCGTCGTGGAGCTGTTCGGACTGCCCCGGCCCGAGCTGGACGTGCCCTGGTACGACCTCACGGTGTGCGCCGAGACGCTGGAGCCGCTCAGGGTCGTGGGCGGGTTCACCATGCGGGCCGAGCACGGGCTGGACGTGCTGGCGAGCGCCGACACCGTGATCGTGCCCGGGGCTGACGTGCACGCGCCTGTGTCCGGAGAGCTGGTCGCGGCATTGCGGCTGGCGCACTCGCGTGGCGCCCGCATGGTGTCCATCTGCTCGGGAGCGTTCGCGCTGGCCGCCGCCGGGCTGCTGGACGGGCGCACGGTGACCACGCACTGGAGATACGCCGGCCTGCTCCAGGAACGTTTTCCCGCCGTGCGGGTCAACCCGTCGGTCCTGTACGTGGACGAGGGCGACGTGCTGACCAGCGCCGGCAGCGCCGCGGGGCTCGACCTGCTGATCCACCTCGTCCGTACCGACCACGGCCCCGGCGTGGCCAACACCGTGGCCCGCCGCCTGGTCGTGCCGCCGCACCGGGAAGGCGGGCAGGCGCAGTTCATCGAGGCCGCGGTCACGGCGGTCGAGGACGACGACGCGGTGGCCAGGGCGATGTCGTGGGCGCTGGACAACCTGGCCCGGCCCCTTGCCGTGGCGGATCTGGCCAGGGTGGCGAACATGTCGCAACGCTCGTTCATCCGGCATTTCAGGCGGCAGACCGGCACCAGCCCCTTGCGATGGGTGATCTCGCAGCGGGTGGCCGCCAGCCTGACGATGCTGGAGTCCACGGCGGCGCCGGTGGAGGAGATCGGGGCGGCGGTGGGCTTCGAGAGTCCGGTGACGTTCCGGCACCATTTCACCAAGGCCATGCGCACATCGCCGTCGGCGTACCGGAAGGCGTTCAGCGGATCAGCCGCCACAGGGACGTGA
- a CDS encoding SAM-dependent methyltransferase: MTEADRVPAGINPNVPSVARMYDYYLGGRDNFAADREAAEKMIEIGRQMGNDAREIALANRGFLGRAVRMLAEAGVRQFIDIGAGLPTQDNVHQVARQHGPGSRVVYVDNDPIVLVHARALLARDPDVLALEGDLRDPDAILDHPLVAGHVDLSQPYAVLLVAVLHFITDDAEARRIVARIRERLGPGGYLVLSHLYAGNATDDVAAAGQQVYSSTAPGGLARRGYDEIAAYFDGLDLLGPGVVPVADWAQDASPDGSYDLVRSGILAGVGRVRG; encoded by the coding sequence ATGACCGAGGCGGACCGCGTACCTGCCGGGATCAACCCGAACGTGCCGAGCGTCGCCCGCATGTACGACTACTACCTCGGGGGCCGCGACAACTTCGCCGCCGACCGCGAGGCGGCCGAGAAGATGATCGAGATCGGCCGGCAGATGGGCAACGACGCCCGTGAGATCGCCCTGGCCAACCGCGGCTTCCTCGGCCGGGCCGTGCGCATGCTCGCCGAGGCGGGCGTGCGCCAGTTCATCGACATCGGCGCGGGGCTGCCCACCCAGGACAACGTGCACCAGGTGGCGCGGCAGCACGGCCCCGGCTCACGTGTCGTCTACGTGGACAACGATCCGATCGTCCTGGTCCACGCCCGTGCGCTGCTGGCCAGGGATCCGGACGTCCTCGCCCTGGAGGGCGACCTGCGCGACCCGGACGCGATCCTGGACCACCCGCTCGTGGCCGGGCACGTCGACCTGTCCCAGCCGTACGCGGTCCTGCTGGTCGCCGTGCTCCACTTCATCACGGACGATGCCGAGGCCCGCCGGATCGTGGCGCGCATCCGCGAGCGCCTGGGGCCGGGCGGCTATCTGGTGCTGTCGCACCTGTACGCGGGCAACGCCACGGACGACGTCGCCGCGGCCGGCCAGCAGGTCTATTCGAGCACCGCACCGGGCGGCCTGGCGCGGCGCGGCTACGACGAGATCGCCGCCTACTTCGACGGCCTCGACCTGCTCGGACCCGGCGTCGTGCCGGTCGCCGACTGGGCTCAGGACGCCTCCCCTGACGGCTCGTACGACCTCGTCAGGTCCGGCATCCTGGCCGGCGTAGGCCGCGTACGCGGATAA
- a CDS encoding pyridoxamine 5'-phosphate oxidase family protein produces MRHPGEIAVQRRAGVRGEDRGSSRTRPEIPDVAAAFLREQHLLVAGAADDRGRFWAGVLTGPPGFASPEDDRTIVVHALPGPPLDGLFAGERAIGLLAIEPHTRRRMRVNGTAVQAKDALVVWTEQVYSNCPKYIQTREPTSKPAGTPARLGGGTALPAHHQEWIGTADTFFIATGVEELGADVSHRGGNPGFVQVTGPASLVFPDYVGNSMYMTLGNLELNPAAGLLFVDWERGETLHLTGRARVDWDPGDVPGAQRLVRFELDEYVHVAGTVAPGWTAPGYHRFNPPVPGDASRTSGERTARR; encoded by the coding sequence ATGCGACACCCAGGCGAGATCGCCGTGCAGCGGCGGGCCGGGGTGCGCGGAGAAGACCGCGGCAGCTCGCGCACCCGTCCCGAGATTCCGGACGTGGCGGCCGCCTTCCTGCGCGAGCAGCACCTGCTCGTCGCGGGCGCCGCCGACGACCGGGGCCGCTTCTGGGCCGGTGTGCTGACCGGCCCGCCCGGCTTCGCCTCGCCCGAGGACGACCGCACGATCGTGGTGCACGCCCTGCCCGGTCCGCCGCTGGATGGGCTGTTCGCCGGGGAACGCGCCATCGGGCTGCTGGCCATCGAACCGCACACGCGGCGCAGGATGCGCGTGAACGGCACTGCCGTACAGGCGAAAGATGCGCTGGTGGTGTGGACGGAGCAGGTCTACTCGAACTGCCCCAAGTACATCCAGACCCGCGAGCCCACCTCCAAGCCCGCCGGCACCCCGGCGAGACTCGGTGGCGGCACCGCACTCCCGGCCCATCACCAGGAGTGGATCGGCACGGCGGACACGTTCTTCATCGCCACCGGCGTCGAAGAGCTCGGCGCGGACGTGTCGCACCGCGGCGGCAATCCGGGGTTCGTCCAGGTCACGGGGCCGGCATCACTGGTGTTCCCGGACTACGTCGGCAACTCGATGTACATGACGCTCGGCAACCTGGAGCTGAATCCGGCCGCCGGGTTGCTGTTCGTGGACTGGGAACGCGGGGAGACGCTGCACCTGACCGGGCGGGCCCGGGTGGACTGGGATCCGGGCGACGTGCCGGGCGCGCAGCGGCTGGTGCGGTTCGAGCTGGACGAGTATGTCCACGTCGCCGGGACCGTTGCGCCGGGCTGGACGGCCCCGGGCTACCACCGTTTCAACCCGCCGGTTCCTGGAGACGCTTCTCGAACCAGTGGTGAGCGTACGGCTCGTCGTTGA
- a CDS encoding CGNR zinc finger domain-containing protein has product MSLTLDFVSTIRADRSGLIDLLADVDAMTAWVREHAAELDVDPGFTATEEAREETVRLRQAVRSLFARAVAPEPPSRADAAGLPAFAESLALVNATALAAPRAPQLSWNGQPALVTVPAVEAEPSVQLRGALATAAVEFLAGPDRTQVRTCQAPRCVLYFIKEHPRQEWCSTACGNRARAARHYREHKK; this is encoded by the coding sequence ATGTCCCTGACTCTCGATTTCGTCAGCACGATCAGGGCCGATCGTTCCGGATTGATCGACCTCCTGGCCGACGTGGACGCCATGACGGCGTGGGTACGCGAGCATGCGGCCGAACTGGACGTCGATCCCGGCTTCACCGCGACGGAGGAGGCGCGCGAGGAGACCGTGCGGCTACGCCAGGCCGTACGCTCGCTGTTCGCCAGAGCCGTGGCCCCCGAACCGCCGAGCCGGGCGGACGCGGCCGGCCTGCCCGCGTTCGCGGAGTCGCTGGCCCTGGTCAACGCCACCGCCCTGGCCGCGCCCCGGGCCCCGCAACTGTCCTGGAACGGGCAGCCGGCCCTCGTCACCGTTCCCGCTGTGGAGGCCGAGCCGTCCGTACAGCTGCGTGGTGCGCTCGCCACGGCCGCCGTGGAGTTCCTGGCGGGGCCGGATCGCACGCAGGTGCGCACCTGTCAGGCGCCGCGCTGCGTGCTCTATTTCATCAAGGAACATCCACGTCAGGAGTGGTGCTCGACGGCCTGCGGCAACCGCGCGAGAGCGGCCAGGCACTACCGGGAACACAAGAAATGA
- a CDS encoding GlxA family transcriptional regulator encodes MPHRIAVVVLNHFAPLDLGVPGQVFWSAETPEGEKLYEVVTCSEGRRPVRCSAGYSVLPDDDLDVLDTADTVLVPGIHAGRALKDGTISDTLRAALQGRPRTMSICTGSFVLAAAGLLDGRPATTHWRDAARFAALFPEVKLDPDVLFVDDGDVLTSAGVAAGMDLCLHVIRRDHGSEVANRAARRCVMPPWRDGGQAQYVERPLPPEADGGTAATRAWMLAHLDAPLDLNALAEHARMSVRTFTRRFREETGVSPAKWLIGQRVQHARRLLETTDLGVEEVARRSGFGTAVSLRQHLHAAVGVAPLAYRHTFRRV; translated from the coding sequence ATGCCGCATCGCATCGCCGTCGTGGTGCTCAACCACTTCGCCCCGCTCGACCTCGGCGTGCCCGGCCAGGTGTTCTGGTCGGCCGAGACGCCGGAGGGCGAGAAGTTGTACGAGGTGGTGACCTGCTCCGAGGGCCGCCGGCCGGTCCGCTGCTCGGCCGGTTACAGCGTGCTGCCCGATGACGATCTCGACGTGCTGGACACGGCCGACACGGTCCTGGTGCCCGGCATTCACGCGGGCCGGGCGCTGAAGGACGGCACGATCTCGGACACCCTCCGCGCGGCGCTGCAGGGCCGCCCGCGCACGATGTCGATCTGCACGGGATCGTTCGTGCTGGCGGCGGCCGGCCTGCTGGACGGGCGCCCGGCGACTACGCACTGGCGAGACGCGGCCCGTTTCGCCGCGTTGTTCCCGGAGGTGAAGCTGGACCCCGACGTGTTGTTCGTGGACGACGGCGACGTGCTGACCTCGGCCGGGGTGGCGGCGGGGATGGACCTGTGCCTGCACGTGATCAGGCGCGATCACGGCAGCGAGGTGGCCAACCGGGCCGCCCGCCGCTGCGTCATGCCGCCGTGGCGGGACGGCGGCCAGGCACAGTACGTCGAACGCCCCCTTCCGCCCGAGGCCGACGGCGGCACCGCCGCCACCCGCGCCTGGATGCTGGCCCACCTCGACGCCCCGCTCGACCTGAACGCGCTGGCCGAGCACGCCAGGATGAGCGTGCGCACGTTCACCAGGCGGTTTCGCGAGGAGACCGGCGTGAGCCCGGCCAAGTGGCTGATCGGGCAGCGGGTGCAGCACGCCAGGCGCCTCCTGGAGACGACGGATCTCGGGGTGGAGGAGGTGGCCAGGCGGTCGGGCTTCGGCACGGCGGTCTCGCTGCGCCAGCACCTGCATGCGGCGGTGGGGGTGGCGCCGCTGGCCTACCGGCACACGTTCCGCCGCGTCTGA